The Arachis ipaensis cultivar K30076 chromosome B07, Araip1.1, whole genome shotgun sequence genome includes a window with the following:
- the LOC107610104 gene encoding TATA-box-binding protein isoform X2, whose product MADQGLESSQPVDLTKHPSGIVPTLQNIVSTVNLDCKLDLKTIALQARNAEYNPKVCTGAKSEQQSKLAARKYARIIQKLGFPAKFKDFKIQNIVGSCDVKFPIRLEGLAYSHGAFSSYEPELFPGLIYRMKQPKIVLLIFVSGKIVLTGAKVRDETYTAFENIYPVLTEFRKNQQ is encoded by the exons ATGGCTGACCAAGGATTGGAGAGTAGCCAACCAGTGGATCTGACCAAGCACCCTTCTGGGATTGTGCCTACCCTTCA AAATATTGTATCAACGGTCAATTTGGACTGTAAGTTGGACCTTAAAACGATTGCACTTCAAGCTCGAAATGCAGAGTACAATCCCAAG GTGTGTACTGGAGCGAAGAGTGAGCAACAGTCTAAATTGGCCGCAAGGAAG TATGCTCGAATTATCCAGAAGCTCGGTTTCCCGGCCAAATTTAAG GATTTCAAGATTCAAAATATTGTTGGCTCTTGTGATGTCAAGTTCCCCATAAGACTTGAGGGTCTTGCATATTCCCATGGTGCTTTCTCAAGT TATGAACCAGAGCTGTTTCCGGGGCTAATTTACCGTATGAAGCAGCCTAAGATAGTGTTGCTTATATTTGTCTCTGGGAAAATTGTGCTAACAGGTGCCAAG GTGAGAGATGAGACTTACACAGCATTTGAGAACATATATCCTGTGCTTACTGAGTTCAGGAAAAACCAACAATG A
- the LOC107610104 gene encoding TATA-box-binding protein isoform X1: MADQGLESSQPVDLTKHPSGIVPTLQNIVSTVNLDCKLDLKTIALQARNAEYNPKRFAAVIMRIREPKTTALIFASGKMVCTGAKSEQQSKLAARKYARIIQKLGFPAKFKDFKIQNIVGSCDVKFPIRLEGLAYSHGAFSSYEPELFPGLIYRMKQPKIVLLIFVSGKIVLTGAKVRDETYTAFENIYPVLTEFRKNQQ, encoded by the exons ATGGCTGACCAAGGATTGGAGAGTAGCCAACCAGTGGATCTGACCAAGCACCCTTCTGGGATTGTGCCTACCCTTCA AAATATTGTATCAACGGTCAATTTGGACTGTAAGTTGGACCTTAAAACGATTGCACTTCAAGCTCGAAATGCAGAGTACAATCCCAAG CGTTTTGCTGCTGTGATTATGAGGATCAGAGAACCAAAAACAACTGCCCTCATTTTTGCTTCTGGCAAGATG GTGTGTACTGGAGCGAAGAGTGAGCAACAGTCTAAATTGGCCGCAAGGAAG TATGCTCGAATTATCCAGAAGCTCGGTTTCCCGGCCAAATTTAAG GATTTCAAGATTCAAAATATTGTTGGCTCTTGTGATGTCAAGTTCCCCATAAGACTTGAGGGTCTTGCATATTCCCATGGTGCTTTCTCAAGT TATGAACCAGAGCTGTTTCCGGGGCTAATTTACCGTATGAAGCAGCCTAAGATAGTGTTGCTTATATTTGTCTCTGGGAAAATTGTGCTAACAGGTGCCAAG GTGAGAGATGAGACTTACACAGCATTTGAGAACATATATCCTGTGCTTACTGAGTTCAGGAAAAACCAACAATG A